The following are encoded together in the Lathyrus oleraceus cultivar Zhongwan6 chromosome 3, CAAS_Psat_ZW6_1.0, whole genome shotgun sequence genome:
- the LOC127130027 gene encoding uncharacterized protein LOC127130027, which produces MSTDRSSSTKKSSPSSSPSKNFVTTQNTNPPTHPAFTISNITNFIKITLSIEKGQYNTWSELFKIHARVHQVIDHIIPTETTSSPNLKDTDPTLWARLDVVVLQWIYGTISDDLLRTIIERDSTAENAWNRLFNIFYDNKNSRALYLEQEFSNVHMEQFPDASTYCQHLKSLSDQLSNISAPVSNERLVLQLISGLTDAYATVGSQIRHGDSLPPFYKARSMIILEEIAKAKKAENSSSNSAFVSSLDDNVASTTLTQQRNNRNNNGAGRGGGRGRGRSNGRGGGRSQPQLHQWPQYPYQ; this is translated from the coding sequence ATGAGCACCGACCGATCATCTTCCACCAAGAAATCATCTCCCTCCTCCTCCCCTTCCAAAAACTTTGTAACCACGCAGAATACCAATCCTCCCACTCATCCCGCATTCACCATCTCTAACATCACCAATTTTATCAAAATTACCCTAAGTATTGAAAAGGGTCAATATAACACCTGGTCTGAACTCTTCAAAATCCATGCTCGTGTTCACCAAGTCATTGATCATATCATTCCAACCGAAACCACATCATCTCCTAATCTCAAAGACACCGATCCTACTCTTTGGGCACGTCTTGATGTTGTTGTCCTTCAATGGATTTATGGCACAATTTCTGATGATCTTCTCCGCACCATCATTGAGCGCGATTCAACCGCAGAAAATGCGTGGAACAGGCTATTCAACATTTTTTATGACAATAAAAATTCTAGGGCTCTCTACCTCGAGCAAGAATTTTCTAATGTTCATATGGAGCAATTTCCTGATGCCTCCACCTATTGTCAACATCTCAAATCCCTATCTGATCAACTCTCTAATATCAGTGCTCCCGTGTCTAACGAAAGGCTTGTTCTTCAACTCATTTCTGGCCTGACAGATGCGTATGCCACGGTGGGTTCACAAATCCGTCATGGAGACTCTCTTCCACCTTTTTACAAAGCTCGTTCTATGATAATCTTGGAAGAAATAGCTAAAGCAAAGAAAGCAGAAAATTCTAGCAGCAACTCTGCTTTCGTATCATCTCTTGATGATAACGTGGCCTCAACCACTCTAACTCAACAGCgtaacaaccgcaacaacaatGGTGCTGGTCGTGGTGGAGGTCGTGGCAGGGGTAGAAGCAATGGTCGTGGTGGAGGTCGTTCCCAGCCACAACTACATCAGTGGCCTCAGTATCCCTATCAGTAA